The genomic stretch GTTGAAGGAAGTGGTGGGGGACCTCCCGTTGGTGGTGGCGTTGAAGGAAGTGGTGGGGGACCTCCCGTTGGTGGTGGCGTTGAAGGAAGCGGTGGGGGACCTCCCGTAGGTGGTGGAGGCGGAGGAGGCGGCTGTTGGGTGACCGGAGAGTCTACGATAAAAggaatttaaatttaaagtggctatatggataacaaatgttcatttatttaggaattttaattaataaaacaatttaagTGTGTTTTTCTACGAAAAAAAGGTGAAATAACTTAGGCGAAGTCCgtggttgtaactcaataaattgcagcaAAACTTCAAAAATGTGCAAAGAAGTTGATATTGTACGTTAACGTACATGAcgtgataatgatttgtaaacGGACTGAGTGCACACAATTTTTCACTTGTAATTTTCAAGTAATCAAACTAGTTTACCTGCATGTGCAGACAGGACTGTTTACTAAGTTTATTTTCTAATCATCTCCTTACGTAAGATAACAATGTTTTTtccaaacacatttttttcactttattgAGGTACAGAGACGAACATGAGCTATGTTGGTTCACATCATTTTTTAAGTACAAAACGTTGTTTTATTTGTTAAGAAtccaaaatataaaacataaaatggaaactatttcaacattttacttACCTCCGTCACAGTTCATTCGTAGATTTTGAGAATGAATACCAGCTGCGAAAATTAGAGGAAACACGaattaagttttaatttacaagGAAATGAATACATACTGGTAATCGTTGataatttgtaataataatcataatcataattatcataaataATCTATAATAACCGTAATCGGAAATCAACAACGTAATTGTTATTAAATACGAAACTTTAATAGACAATGATCATTATCAACTAGCAAACTAGCACTGTAGCAGCATAATGGACCGAGTCCAGTGACAAAAACATGTGAGTTATGGGCCTCtttttgttgtttcagattCAAAGACCTCCCTGataatgatcttcagtaattcAAAAGATTTTGTAATCAAAGCTAAGCAAGTACGATCTTTGAATTAATCATACCGTCACCTGTTCGATAATTCAAAGTACCAATACTTCAATGTTTCTATGCACGAGTGTAATACAAGTTAAGAGTGCGCGTCAAGTCACGAGTGCCTTTTAAAATCAAGAATGTATTGCTATAGAACCAACATACAGCATGTTTACGTTACTAATGTGTCGTTTTCAATACCAAGGGATGATTTGGAACGGTTTTCTCTAGTCTACCACTTCACATACTGGTTTGAAAACGTGACTAACATGCACATTAATAGCTTAAGTTCACATAAATACAACAAGAAGTGTATGGTAACGTAACAAAACTGTTGAACGGGTCTAGAAGGAATATGTACTAGACGTATATTGTTTTCTGTAACTTAAAGATACATATACATGGGTGTAATATTTATTGCCTGGCCACGAGACGTCTATTACGATATCCCGAGGGCTCTATGTAGCACAGATAAGTAACACTTGTTACGAGGCTGAAGGCCAATTTGTTTGCTACATAATAGTGTTTCAAACGTTCAAGCAATATGACTTTATGAATAGATTTAGGTCAGATTCTTATCAAATTCGTTCACAAACCAAAACCTATTTGCTTGTTTTGTTTCCTATGCATCGTTGCTTCTTCCTAGGTGTGATGTGAACTCCAAATCTTGTCATTTTATGTAGCAGTACCTTTGGCAGACTACAGACTCGCCTATTATTAAAGATTACGGAAATGCAGCGCTTCTGTGTTAGTACTAGTGCCCTAGGGCGAATTGAAAATGAATAGTTCcttctgtatgcaaattaagatCATTATGGGGGAAACTAGTACATACCATGTGATATTATTTAGGCCAATCATTGAAGGGTTCaagaaaatgatatattacaatatttgattttagggctaaacaaattgtgtggttccaattacgctcaattttagaaaaagTGGCGTAGGTATTTTTTTGTGAGTATCTTTTTCtggttatgttttccgttgttttatCTGTGTTATTGCTTTATtcacatcagatgtacagccattacagattggaagaacagttttatatttttaagttgatgtcagtttccgcatccactctTTCTCACgatacttcacaattttcgcgattttatttgatttttctCGATTGCACAAAAAACTGTTCTAGtggggtcggcagtgaaaaactagttggggtcgggtaaccggaaccaaacatttttttaggccttatgaCATATTAAAGATGTGTACTAACACTGATCCTGACATCGATCAATGACACGATTTCCACATGGAAACACTTCCTCCACCAAGCTGTATAATGTAGGGTCGTAACTTCTCAACTCGCTTCTAGTGTTCACGTGATTATGGATTCCTGGCGTGGGATGGGAAGGGTTCTGGTCAAAATAACTCTGCGTGCCCTCGGCAAAATATTCATCAACTGTATTCATTGCATACGTTCCCGCCCACAATCCGCGCGCGCGTGCACTGTTGTAAGCTTGTCGCAGTCGATACTCAAATGTTGAATCTGCAGACACGGCAGCAATTTTGTGAACGCCATGGGAAAACTCGTGAAGAAATATGTCTTCTGCTCTGTATGCATCATTTGTATAGCAAAGAACGTTTTCCTCTGCCCCAGTCGATATGGGAATGTGCAAAGTACCACCAAGTCCACGTGCCCGTTGGTTGAAGTACGCTGGTAAATGAGCATGCTCAGGAATGTGAAGGGTCACTTCTGATTGGGCCATAATGCCGACTCGGCCGTACTTGTCATACATCTGTTGACGAAGATCATTTCTATCCGCCATCATAAACCGTACCACGTAACAGGCGCGTTTAAGAGCATTATCAGGGACGCGATAAGAAGACAAAATTGGGATGTTGTAGGCATGGGTGTACTTTTGATAGAAGGTGCTCAACCGCATTGTGCTTCTTACGTTGTGTGGAACACTCCTCACAGTTTCGCATTCAGAAGTCTGTGTTGAAGAGCCAGGTCTCCCACCATAGTCGGCCCGAGCAACGCTGACATTTGCCGGGATTCCTGTCAATAGAAGAAGACATTCAAAATTCATTCATCACGGAATCTATAGGGATGGGTAGGACAAGCAATGGCCTGCAAGTAgattttctgtcaaatttcATGCCATACCCCTCTTTCGAGTGATGCGTCATCAACAGATAAGGCCTTGTAAGATGAATATGTATTTACAGGTAGCGCATTTATTGATCATGGGACGGATATTCATTCGAGCTCGAGGCGACTACTTACCAAAATCAGCGAAGAACACCGTTTCCATCTGTATTTGCTCACCTAAGGTGAAATGTTCACCTCCAGTTCCTGATATAAAAACATAGCAACAAAGGATGAATCTTTGAAAAGATACATTGacaagattttttttacatgcattaaaagtgtaacatgtaaaaCGGGGTCTAAAAAACTCCATAGAAATTATTGGCATGTATTATACATGGTATAAATGAGGAAATCATTTCCATTGCATAGATTCATAGATTCATTCTGACTTCAGACATCTCTAGCTTCTTCTGTCTACTACAGTTCCCATAAAAGTGAGTCTCAATTATAGTGTTTCCTTGCAATCAAGGATTGATGGCATACAGTTTATCCAGACAACTTTTAGGATGGTAATTTGTTCCATATCGCAGTACAAACTAATATTTCTTTCACATCCAAACCAGTCAATGTTTTATCAATCTTTATATGATGACCATTAGTGCATGTATCAGATCCAAAGTGCCTAAAAATTTCAAACTCCTGGATCAAATATTCCcttcattattttgataatttcaagcATACATAGGATATATTCTGAAGATAATTTCTTACCCGTATCATCAGACACATCACTGTATCCAGgcttgaaaaaataaaagacaaaaagtGACACATAAGAATAAATTATAGGGCACTCGATACCACCCTCTGTCAACGTTAAGGATGCCCCCATGGTTGGAGCGCGATGGCTGATGCATCAGGAAATATACATTAAAATCTTGATCTGAAATTTGATCTCCACCAAGAACTATTAGTTCAGCTGGTCATTGTTTCGTGACAATATTTCTATTAGTTTTGTATCTAAATCCATCtatgattttttttagatattcgTCTAACTACGAagccaacagacagacagacagacagacagacagacagacagacagacagacagacttggAAACATAATTTGAGTGTAATCTTGTTGGTCATTGTAATAGAGAGAAACGGACTAATAATGAAACAGAAAGATTTCATGTACGAAAATTCAGCACAAACACAAATTACGGGAGTTAATCTTCTGTGGAAAACATTTTACCCGCTCAGAATGGGAAAGGAAAAAATATCCTATTTTATCTTGATTTCAGATAAAACATACTATGTTGAAGTGTGAATTGTGTTGAACGAACTGTGTTACAGAAAATT from Glandiceps talaboti chromosome 12, keGlaTala1.1, whole genome shotgun sequence encodes the following:
- the LOC144443759 gene encoding uncharacterized protein LOC144443759, whose protein sequence is MMVMEQRLLILLIVTATSNTASVSKEQPGYSDVSDDTGTGGEHFTLGEQIQMETVFFADFGIPANVSVARADYGGRPGSSTQTSECETVRSVPHNVRSTMRLSTFYQKYTHAYNIPILSSYRVPDNALKRACYVVRFMMADRNDLRQQMYDKYGRVGIMAQSEVTLHIPEHAHLPAYFNQRARGLGGTLHIPISTGAEENVLCYTNDAYRAEDIFLHEFSHGVHKIAAVSADSTFEYRLRQAYNSARARGLWAGTYAMNTVDEYFAEGTQSYFDQNPSHPTPGIHNHVNTRSELRSYDPTLYSLVEEVFPCGNRVIDRCQDQSGIHSQNLRMNCDGDSPVTQQPPPPPPPPTGGPPPLPSTPPPTGGPPPLPSTPPPTGGPPPLPSTPPPTGGPPPLPPTTEEPETNDCTDENSRCKEWADRGECSKNPAYMLQYCKQSCDVQDCDNGGVGENCVDNNARCGVWANIGECRANPSYMLVNCKKSCNQCGGTSCTDNNGSCSSWAQRGECDINPSYMHQECKKSCNKC